A single SAR324 cluster bacterium DNA region contains:
- a CDS encoding Hpt domain-containing protein, with product MSFQKKWEKICEQVSNLDDHASIMDWGDLLRAIEAVGNAVDTPAWFSSIQQYFDKNIGDILTDQQSASTVLPGLKEFCEQLNLIQKNIRAEAFIKKFVLTFSNKEQPNNRESAVFPQKPEKTPPEKHPEHPGVDEQNVLQHLPPEAWTDNLYSDFINEAEDMLEETDQVLNIIQQSGASDQTAVNTLFRTMHTIKGTAGFLGLIDISVLAHHTEDLLVKIRDGQQFFSADNILGFSKKTSVELC from the coding sequence ATGTCATTTCAAAAAAAATGGGAGAAAATTTGCGAGCAGGTATCCAATCTGGATGACCATGCGTCTATCATGGACTGGGGTGACCTGCTACGAGCCATTGAAGCCGTTGGAAATGCGGTTGATACACCTGCATGGTTTTCTTCCATACAACAATATTTTGACAAGAATATTGGAGACATCCTGACCGACCAGCAATCTGCTTCCACTGTTTTGCCCGGGTTGAAAGAATTTTGTGAACAACTCAATCTCATCCAGAAAAACATTCGTGCGGAAGCCTTCATCAAGAAATTTGTACTGACGTTTTCCAACAAGGAACAGCCGAACAATCGGGAATCCGCAGTGTTTCCGCAAAAGCCGGAAAAGACTCCTCCTGAAAAGCATCCTGAACATCCCGGTGTCGATGAACAGAATGTGCTACAGCACCTGCCGCCGGAAGCATGGACAGATAACCTTTACAGCGATTTCATCAATGAAGCTGAGGATATGCTGGAAGAGACCGATCAGGTATTAAACATCATTCAGCAGTCTGGTGCTTCTGATCAAACTGCGGTCAACACCCTGTTCCGAACCATGCACACCATCAAGGGCACCGCCGGATTCCTCGGATTAATCGATATTTCTGTACTGGCGCACCATACCGAGGATCTGTTGGTGAAGATCCGGGATGGCCAGCAATTTTTTTCCGCCGACAATATTCTTGGGTTTTCGAAAAAA